In Brassica napus cultivar Da-Ae chromosome C2, Da-Ae, whole genome shotgun sequence, the sequence tcttcatcatcaccagaAGTAACATCGATGCAATAAACCCTAAAGCTTGGAGATCCAGGACATATCATCCTCTCATCAAAGTTGCTCATCCTCCCTTCATCATGATCAACacaatcatcttcttccttcttatcATTGATGACCTTGTCATGCTCATTATGGTTAGAACCATTATCTCCCTCTTTGTTAACATTCATGGCTACATCATCAACGAAATCATGATGATGATTGTCTTCATCTTGTTTCTTCACTTCTTTAATACCATCTCTCGACGAAATCTTTTCATAAATaacctctttcttctcttccacGTGATGATCAGGCACAGGAGCAACCTTAGCCGACAACTTCCAGCTGTCGTGTTTCTCCTCCATCTCTTCTCCGTCGTCAACCTCAGAGGAGCCGTGCCTTAGAAGCTCCTTCTTGGACAACGTCTGGTTTCCTTTTAAGACACTTGCATGGCTCCGTTTCTTCATCTCCTCTAATCTTCGCCGGAGAAGCGGACGTATTCCCGCGGGAAGTGGAACAACGCCGCCCTCTTCTGCTCTCGCCGCTGCCGCACCTCCTAGCCTTGAGCCACCGCAGCCCATAACAATAAAACTAACAAATATATGGTGTAATCGCCGCCACCAAAGAGATCTACGGTGGCGGGTTGGTGGCAGAGGACGAATCTAGACAAACaataagggaaaaagaagaggagagaagagagccAATTGATTGGGAGGACGTGCCGGAAGATAATATTTAGGAATTAGAGAAGCCGGCGAGATTATTAAAGGGTTGAGATTGTGTGCTGGGGTTGATCGGTAGTTGCAATTCATTTGCTAAATTTGGtaattagttatttatttagGCAAATGCATAGTTGGTTCTTATCTAAGTGCATATGCAGTCTTGTTGTCACTTTTGACTCACAGTTAGCAGCCTCTCCTGAATTTGCAGATAACTGTGATGACTAACTTACTATATTGGCTTCAACGTATATatctttatcttttgttttagaaGAATCTTCTTTGCCTTTACTTATGAAACTGAGCAATCAGTAAATCAGGTTTGATAATATTTATGGTaattttggcaaaaaaatatttatggtaATATGGTATACAATTTTCTCTCATTTTACCTTCCAAAATAATCAGAACTGAAATAGTAATGTATGCAACATACACCCTGTAACACCCGCCGCCTCAACATTAATCCAGGGTTACAAAACGGGGTTAAGGACACATGTCTAAACAACTGACATTTCCCGTGTTCTGTTACTGGTTCCAAAGATCCCGATGCGTTTCCTTCTATACAAATCCACCACTCCCAACTATTTCCGTGACTTCTACTTCGCACAGGAGAAATGAAAGGGAGGACATGAATAATGGGTTACTCAGCGAACCAGTTCTAGACCGGCCACCCCGCATGAACCTCTATATTTCTCAATGTGAAACGAGTATTGACTAACCACTAACAATCAACATTTCAATGCAATCAAAACAATGTAATGAACTCAGTCATCACCACACATATAATTATGACTCCAAACAACCTAGAACTCTAGGATCTACCGCACGCTCAAGGGGTCAAATACTGATCCCCCATCGTGGGATTCCTAAGTGATCACCCGCCCTGTATGCTCACCATCCCATCTGCAAGACTTCGCTTTGGTTTTTCTGGTGAGAGAAAAAAGTTTTGTACTATGAGCGCATTGGTTGTATTAGTACGCAGTAGATACATTGGTTGTTttgtacactacaagaaaacaacggtattctgacggatattccgacggaaaatgaaatcctcggaatatcccgaggaatttccgaggaaacaaaaaaattagtttcctcggaatttcctcggaatataccgacggaattccgaggaaatattaatccgtcggaatattcttatggaataccgaggaaaaatgtattccttgAAAAAACCCgctgaattccgaggatatattatagccgtaagagagccgttgggggattttaaaaattccgaagaaattccgacgaactagccgttggcgtcggaattccgtcggaatttcctcggactgtcggtaggatttcaactataaatgcaagcacccctcttcctcttcattcactccatatcttcatcctccctcgtactctctttacacacgaatttgattcataaaaaacatgccttcttcaaattattttcgttcttggatcgatcgacctcatttggatccgaacacgagattgcttacggaagaataccaacgacgtataaccgaattcatggggttagttcaccgacaaccggaagcaaaaacaagtatgttaagatgtccttgctctaattgtaaaaatagaaaggttattaaagagtgtgatgtttggactcatctatatttgagtgggtttacacgaagttacaaaatttggtatcatcatggagaaactgattatgaacatggtagtactagcgaacctcagccagcggttagattagaagaaccaattagaacggatgtagattatggtgtaggtactgagcagatggtaaatgatcattttagaggggaagattttcccaatgcacaagctaggagattttgtgatatgttggatgctggaaagcaaccattgtacgaaggttgcagagatggtcattcatctttatcatctgctacaagattgatgggcattaaaacagattataatttggctgaagactgtgtggatgcgattgctgattttgtaaaaggtattctacccgaggataatgtagctcctggttcatactacgaggttcagaaacttgtagctggtcttggtttatcgtatcaggtaatagatgtatgcagcgacaactgcatgatttattggagggcggatgaacagcgggttacatgcaaattttgtggaaagcctcgttataaagatacgagtggaagagttccagtgccatataaaaggatgtggtatttgcctttgacggaaaagTTGCAGAGGCtatatctgtctgaacgcacagcgcaaccaatgagatgacatgcagagcactcaacagatggtgagatcagacatccttcagatgcaaaagcgtggaagtttttccaatcaaagtatcccgactttgcgtatgagagaagaaatgtctaccttggattatgtactgatggtttcagcccgtttggcaagagtggaagacagtattctctatggcccgtcattcttacatcatacaacctacccccaaacttgtgcttgcgacgagagtttttatttctctcgattctcgttcccggaccagagcatcctaagagatcacttgatgtgtttcttcagccactaatatatgagttgcaacaactatgggctcaaggtgctgaaacatatgatgtttcgtgtaaagaaaactttcaaatgcgagcagtactaatgtggacaataagtgattttccagcatatggtatgttatctggatggacaacgcatggaaggctatcatgtccatattgtcaagataacactgatgctttccaactaaaacacggaaggaaaacatgttggtttgactgtcacaggagattcctaccacctgatcatccatatcgtaggagtaggaatttgtttacgaagaacaagagggtgtttgacagtccacctccggaaatttgtgggaaagatttgaagacacaactaagagattttggtgcagaaaggacgccagacgtcggtggacatgagcattttcctgtagatgctgttggagacctacataactggcacaaaaaagtattttctgggatctgccatactgggaggatcatctgctaaggcataatttagatgtcatgcatattgagaagaacttttttgacaatctcatgaacacgatccttaatgttcaaggtaaaacaaaggataatttgaagtcaagactagatttagtcgatatatgtgcttgttcagaacttcatgttgatgagaatggtagggctccttttcccatataccgacttgatgcagagggaaaatatgcgttctttgattggatttcaaacgatgtagaatttccagacggtt encodes:
- the BNAC02G16020D gene encoding uncharacterized protein BNAC02G16020D, coding for MGCGGSRLGGAAAARAEEGGVVPLPAGIRPLLRRRLEEMKKRSHASVLKGNQTLSKKELLRHGSSEVDDGEEMEEKHDSWKLSAKVAPVPDHHVEEKKEVIYEKISSRDGIKEVKKQDEDNHHHDFVDDVAMNVNKEGDNGSNHNEHDKVINDKKEEDDCVDHDEGRMSNFDERMICPGSPSFRVYCIDVTSGDDEEEKDAEDTRKSMESESVIIESKEDESIVKKEKRERKGKRFGIALPRKYLANVTAGCMGNHTHARLVQDKSSQ